One part of the Sphingopyxis sp. PAMC25046 genome encodes these proteins:
- a CDS encoding ABC transporter ATP-binding protein/permease, which yields MPPDTATSADASREPPVLATLRRFLPYLWPAGQREAKLRIVLAGLIVLASKGVQLSMGFLYGAAIDRMAPGMEEGVALAIGLVLAYSGARFAGVLFDNLRNVVFERVGQDATRELAITTFSHLHALSLRFHLARRTGEVTKVIERGTKSIDTMLYFLLFNIAPTVIELAAVLIIFWTKFSFGLASATALMVVVYIIFTRKVTDWRNALRTRMNDLDTLTIGRSVDSLLNYETVKYFGAEAREEARYRDVADQYARAAVKSENSLAWLNVGQSLITNAALAGAMAYTVWGWSVGEYKVGDVVLVNTLLAQLFRPLDMLGMVYRVIRQGLIDMEAMFRLIDTPPEIADAEGAWPLVVNGGAVAFENVVFGYESDRTILNGVSFAVGAGETLAIVGPSGAGKSTIARLLFRFYDPQGGRILIDGQDIAQVTQKSLRAEIGIVPQDTVLFNDSIGYNIAYGRKGASAEEIAAAAEGAAIDGFIALLPQGYDTEVGERGLKLSGGEKQRVAIARTLLKNPPLLILDEATSALDSRTEAAIQSTLDRIAARRTTLVIAHRLSTVTNADRIIVLEKGRVAETGTHDQLLGMRGLYADMWARQQAERDEGTVEA from the coding sequence ATGCCCCCCGATACCGCAACCTCCGCCGACGCCAGCCGCGAACCGCCCGTCCTTGCGACGCTGCGGCGCTTCCTTCCCTATCTGTGGCCCGCCGGGCAGCGCGAGGCGAAGCTGCGCATCGTCCTCGCCGGCCTGATCGTGCTCGCGTCGAAGGGCGTGCAACTGTCGATGGGGTTCCTCTATGGCGCCGCGATCGACCGCATGGCGCCGGGGATGGAGGAAGGCGTCGCGCTCGCGATCGGGCTGGTGCTCGCCTATTCCGGCGCGCGCTTTGCCGGCGTGCTGTTCGACAACCTCCGCAATGTGGTGTTCGAACGCGTCGGGCAGGATGCGACGCGCGAGCTCGCGATCACGACCTTCAGCCACCTCCACGCGCTGAGCCTGCGCTTCCACCTCGCGCGGCGGACGGGCGAAGTGACGAAGGTGATCGAGCGCGGCACGAAGAGCATCGACACAATGCTCTATTTCCTGCTGTTCAACATCGCGCCGACGGTGATCGAACTCGCGGCGGTGCTGATCATCTTCTGGACCAAGTTCAGTTTCGGCCTCGCGAGCGCGACCGCGCTGATGGTGGTCGTCTATATCATCTTCACGCGCAAGGTGACCGACTGGCGCAACGCGCTGCGCACCCGGATGAACGACCTCGACACGCTGACGATCGGGCGCAGCGTCGACAGCCTGCTGAATTACGAAACGGTCAAATATTTCGGTGCCGAGGCGCGCGAGGAAGCGCGTTATCGCGACGTCGCCGACCAATATGCGCGCGCCGCGGTGAAGAGCGAGAACAGCCTCGCCTGGCTAAACGTCGGGCAGAGCCTGATCACCAACGCCGCGCTCGCAGGGGCGATGGCCTATACCGTCTGGGGTTGGTCGGTCGGTGAGTATAAGGTCGGCGACGTGGTGCTGGTGAACACGCTGCTCGCGCAGCTTTTCCGCCCGCTCGACATGCTCGGTATGGTCTATCGCGTGATCCGGCAGGGGCTGATCGACATGGAGGCGATGTTCCGCCTCATTGACACGCCGCCCGAGATCGCCGATGCCGAGGGCGCGTGGCCGCTGGTCGTAAATGGCGGCGCGGTGGCGTTCGAGAATGTCGTCTTCGGGTACGAGTCCGACCGTACGATATTGAACGGCGTCAGCTTTGCGGTCGGCGCGGGCGAGACGCTGGCGATTGTCGGGCCGTCGGGTGCGGGCAAGTCTACGATCGCGCGGCTGCTCTTCCGTTTCTATGATCCGCAGGGCGGGCGCATCCTGATCGACGGTCAGGACATCGCCCAAGTGACGCAAAAGAGCCTGCGCGCCGAAATCGGCATCGTTCCGCAGGACACGGTGCTGTTCAACGATTCGATCGGCTACAACATCGCCTATGGCCGCAAAGGCGCGAGCGCCGAAGAAATCGCCGCGGCGGCCGAAGGCGCGGCGATCGACGGTTTCATCGCGCTCTTGCCGCAGGGTTACGACACCGAGGTCGGCGAACGCGGGCTCAAGCTGTCGGGCGGCGAGAAGCAACGCGTCGCGATCGCGCGCACTTTGCTCAAGAACCCGCCGCTGCTGATTCTCGACGAAGCGACGAGCGCGCTCGACAGCCGCACCGAGGCGGCGATCCAGTCGACGCTCGACCGCATCGCGGCGCGGCGCACGACGCTGGTGATCGCGCACCGCCTGTCGACGGTGACCAACGCCGACCGCATCATCGTGCTCGAAAAGGGCCGCGTCGCCGAGACGGGAACGCACGATCAGCTGCTGGGCATGCGCGGCCTCTACGCCGATATGTGGGCAAGGCAGCAGGCGGAGCGCGACGAGGGCACGGTCGAGGCGTAA
- a CDS encoding ribonuclease H-like domain-containing protein, with the protein MTVYFHEEDLPEGVLRPGPVAVDTETMGLNPLRDRLCLVQISDGSGDEHLVRFGPGSAYDAPVLKAILTDPSRLKLFHFARFDIAALQQALGVVTAPVYCTKIASKLVRTYTDRHGLKELVRELLGQEVSKQQQSSDWGAAELSDAQRDYAASDVRFLHAMKEILDVRLAREGRTALAQACFDFLPTRAALDLAGWPEVDIFAHS; encoded by the coding sequence ATGACTGTCTATTTCCACGAAGAAGATCTGCCCGAGGGCGTGCTGCGCCCGGGCCCGGTCGCGGTCGATACCGAAACCATGGGTTTGAACCCGCTGCGCGACCGATTGTGCCTCGTCCAGATCAGCGACGGATCGGGCGACGAGCATCTGGTGCGCTTTGGTCCCGGCAGCGCCTATGACGCGCCGGTTCTGAAGGCGATTCTGACCGATCCGTCGCGGCTGAAACTCTTTCATTTCGCGCGCTTCGACATCGCCGCGCTGCAGCAGGCGCTCGGCGTGGTGACCGCGCCGGTCTATTGCACCAAGATCGCCTCCAAGCTGGTGCGCACCTATACCGACCGGCACGGGCTCAAGGAACTGGTGCGCGAGCTGCTCGGCCAGGAAGTGTCGAAGCAGCAGCAGTCGAGCGACTGGGGCGCCGCCGAGCTCAGCGACGCGCAGCGCGACTATGCGGCGAGCGATGTGCGTTTCCTGCATGCGATGAAGGAAATTCTCGACGTGCGGCTGGCGCGCGAGGGGCGCACGGCGCTTGCGCAGGCCTGTTTCGATTTCCTGCCGACGCGCGCCGCGCTCGACCTTGCGGGCTGGCCCGAGGTCGATATTTTCGCGCATAGCTGA
- a CDS encoding LptA/OstA family protein, giving the protein MNRLWTLKSMVLAGAGFALTSLALLSSGGGGDAAQAQALANHNSNAPVDFAAGSIEVQDRADRVVLAGNVRVMQAGLTVTAPRMTVAYTRAGGTDVNRLDATGGVTVVKGDEMAKGNVAIYDLDRRLITMVGNVELRQRGNNLRGGRLVIDLTSGRATVDGRGAARGPDGNPVEGGTGGRVTGTFTVPERKQ; this is encoded by the coding sequence ATGAACCGGCTTTGGACCCTGAAGAGCATGGTGCTCGCAGGCGCGGGCTTCGCCCTGACCAGCCTGGCGCTGCTGTCCAGCGGCGGCGGCGGCGATGCCGCGCAGGCGCAGGCGCTCGCCAACCACAACAGCAACGCGCCGGTCGATTTCGCGGCGGGCAGCATCGAGGTGCAGGATCGCGCCGACCGCGTCGTGCTCGCGGGCAATGTCCGCGTGATGCAGGCGGGGCTGACGGTAACCGCGCCGCGGATGACGGTCGCCTATACGCGCGCCGGCGGCACCGACGTGAACCGGCTCGACGCGACCGGCGGGGTGACGGTGGTGAAGGGCGACGAAATGGCAAAGGGCAATGTCGCCATCTATGACCTCGACCGGCGGCTGATCACGATGGTCGGCAATGTCGAACTGCGCCAGCGCGGCAACAATCTGCGCGGCGGACGGCTCGTCATCGACCTCACCAGCGGCCGCGCGACGGTCGACGGACGCGGGGCGGCGCGTGGACCCGACGGTAATCCGGTAGAGGGCGGCACCGGCGGGCGCGTCACGGGCACCTTCACGGTACCGGAAAGAAAGCAGTAA
- a CDS encoding phosphoribosyl-ATP diphosphatase, producing MGETLDRLESIVRDRLAAGDAEASYVASLAAKGRGKIAQKLGEEAVETVIAALTEDDAALTGEAADLVFHLTILLATRGLSWNDIAAELARRHGTSGHAEKAGRPQ from the coding sequence CTGGGCGAGACATTGGACCGGCTGGAATCGATTGTCCGCGACCGCCTCGCGGCGGGCGACGCCGAGGCTTCCTATGTCGCGAGCCTCGCCGCCAAGGGCCGCGGCAAGATCGCGCAAAAGCTGGGCGAGGAAGCGGTCGAGACCGTGATCGCGGCGCTCACCGAGGATGACGCCGCTCTGACCGGCGAGGCGGCTGACCTCGTTTTCCACCTCACCATCCTGCTTGCGACACGCGGCCTGTCATGGAACGACATCGCCGCCGAATTGGCGCGCCGCCACGGCACCTCGGGCCACGCCGAAAAGGCCGGCCGCCCCCAATAG
- a CDS encoding cold-shock protein — translation MSFNKDRRGHRGRGKRDDFGNFDSFEPAPYGGDSYGGGRGGFGDRDRGGFGGGDRGGFGGGDRGGGGGFGGGRGGGMPAQVVGEGQGTVKFFNASKGFGFVARDDGGEDVFVHISAVEQAGLQGLASGQPLGFTLVERNGKVSAIDLKIEGEPLPIEEFAPRQRDGDRPGGARGRRQLTGERTSGTVKFFNTTKGFGFIARDDGQADAFVHISAVQRAGMTGLDEGDRVAFDIEVDDRGKFAAVNIQPHQD, via the coding sequence ATGAGTTTCAACAAGGATCGCCGTGGCCATCGGGGACGCGGCAAGCGCGATGATTTCGGCAATTTCGACAGCTTTGAACCGGCACCCTACGGTGGCGACAGCTACGGCGGCGGTCGTGGCGGCTTCGGCGATCGTGATCGCGGCGGCTTCGGCGGCGGCGATCGCGGTGGCTTCGGCGGTGGCGACCGCGGCGGCGGGGGCGGCTTCGGCGGCGGACGCGGCGGCGGCATGCCCGCGCAGGTCGTCGGCGAGGGCCAGGGCACGGTGAAGTTCTTCAACGCATCGAAGGGCTTCGGCTTCGTCGCCCGCGACGATGGCGGCGAAGATGTGTTCGTTCACATCAGCGCGGTCGAACAGGCGGGCCTGCAGGGCCTCGCTTCGGGCCAGCCGCTCGGCTTCACGCTCGTCGAACGCAACGGCAAGGTGTCGGCGATCGACCTCAAGATCGAGGGCGAGCCCCTGCCGATCGAGGAATTCGCTCCGCGCCAGCGCGACGGCGACCGTCCGGGCGGCGCCCGCGGCCGGCGTCAGCTGACCGGTGAACGCACCTCGGGCACGGTGAAATTCTTCAACACGACGAAGGGCTTCGGCTTCATCGCACGCGACGACGGACAGGCCGACGCCTTCGTCCACATCAGCGCGGTGCAGCGCGCCGGCATGACCGGCCTCGACGAAGGCGACCGCGTCGCATTCGACATCGAGGTCGACGACCGCGGCAAGTTCGCGGCGGTGAACATCCAGCCGCATCAGGACTGA
- a CDS encoding bifunctional diguanylate cyclase/phosphodiesterase — protein MIRLAMCIAIDHDPWLVALAVAICGVGAFAIVQMFERARDASRSQGIAWAFLVAVAASATIWCTHFVAMLAFEAKAPVTLDPVLTIASLMVAMVGSFIGFAVAAWGKDEVFGAIGGALFGAAIAAMHFTGMTAYRVDGIVAWDGQYIAAAVICGMAFAAAALTVLRTSRAVRYRVPLATLLIVLAIASLHFLAMTAMRITPMALDETPLRPVEFNALALATVLVGGIVIAAGVFAAMLDRQTRSEALREMTRMAMNDALTGLPNRTAFRAELARQIGAAMVSGERVGLCAIDLDRFKEINDVHGHKAGDEVLARIAQRMRDTLGHNEFVARLGGDEFVALTRFTDRAQLAAFAARLDAELKTPLVFPDFEARVGASIGVAVFPDDAATAEMLVNNADLAMYRAKADAATTPCHYDWQLDEAIRDQRELAADLRSAIEREQLDVHYQVQTSVTTGEITGYEALLRWTHPVRGAIPPAIFIPLAEANGFILALGEWVMRRACTDAAAWPHASKVAVNVSPLQLAHVDLPRLFHQILLDTGLPPRRLEIELTETAIIADRERALHVLRQIKALGVGVALDDFGTGYSSLETLRAFPFDKIKLDRFFLAELAGNVQSTAILRAVLALGKSLSIPILAEGIETSEQLDVLRREGCDEAQGFLIGRPGRGVAQGDDRGDDGRVFAA, from the coding sequence TTGATCAGGCTGGCGATGTGTATCGCGATCGACCACGATCCGTGGCTCGTCGCGCTGGCGGTCGCGATTTGCGGCGTCGGCGCCTTTGCGATCGTCCAGATGTTCGAGCGCGCGCGCGATGCGTCGCGGTCGCAAGGGATCGCCTGGGCCTTCCTCGTCGCCGTCGCCGCGAGCGCGACAATCTGGTGCACGCATTTCGTCGCGATGCTGGCGTTCGAGGCGAAAGCGCCCGTGACGCTCGATCCGGTGCTGACCATCGCGTCGCTGATGGTCGCAATGGTCGGCAGCTTCATCGGATTCGCGGTCGCGGCCTGGGGCAAGGACGAGGTTTTCGGCGCGATCGGCGGGGCGTTGTTCGGCGCCGCGATCGCCGCGATGCACTTTACCGGCATGACCGCGTACCGGGTCGATGGCATCGTCGCGTGGGACGGCCAGTATATCGCGGCAGCGGTGATCTGCGGCATGGCCTTCGCCGCCGCGGCGCTGACCGTGCTGCGCACGAGCCGCGCGGTGCGATACCGCGTGCCGCTCGCGACTTTGCTCATCGTGCTGGCGATCGCGTCGCTTCATTTCCTCGCAATGACCGCGATGCGGATCACCCCGATGGCGCTCGACGAGACGCCGCTGCGCCCGGTGGAGTTCAACGCGCTGGCGCTCGCGACGGTCCTCGTCGGCGGCATCGTGATCGCCGCGGGCGTCTTCGCCGCGATGCTTGACCGCCAGACGCGGTCGGAGGCGCTCCGCGAGATGACGCGCATGGCGATGAACGATGCGCTGACGGGCCTTCCCAATCGCACCGCCTTTCGCGCCGAACTGGCGCGGCAGATCGGGGCGGCGATGGTGAGCGGCGAACGCGTCGGCCTCTGCGCGATCGATCTCGACCGCTTCAAGGAAATCAATGACGTCCACGGCCACAAAGCGGGCGACGAGGTGCTCGCGCGTATCGCGCAGCGGATGCGCGATACGCTGGGGCATAACGAGTTCGTCGCGCGATTGGGCGGCGACGAGTTCGTTGCGCTGACGCGCTTTACCGATCGCGCACAGCTCGCGGCCTTTGCCGCGCGGCTCGATGCCGAACTCAAGACGCCGCTCGTCTTTCCCGATTTCGAAGCGCGGGTCGGCGCGAGCATCGGCGTCGCGGTCTTTCCCGACGATGCGGCGACCGCCGAGATGCTGGTGAACAACGCCGACCTCGCGATGTACCGCGCGAAGGCCGACGCAGCGACGACGCCCTGCCATTATGACTGGCAGCTCGACGAGGCGATCCGTGACCAGCGCGAACTTGCCGCCGATCTGCGCAGCGCGATCGAGCGAGAACAGCTCGACGTTCATTATCAGGTCCAGACTTCGGTCACGACCGGCGAGATCACCGGCTATGAAGCACTGCTGCGCTGGACGCATCCGGTTCGCGGCGCGATCCCGCCGGCCATCTTCATCCCGCTTGCCGAAGCGAACGGCTTTATCCTGGCGCTCGGCGAATGGGTGATGCGGCGCGCCTGCACCGACGCGGCCGCCTGGCCGCACGCATCGAAGGTTGCGGTCAATGTATCGCCGCTGCAGCTCGCACATGTCGACCTGCCGCGCCTGTTCCACCAGATATTGCTCGACACCGGCCTGCCGCCGCGACGGCTGGAGATCGAGCTGACCGAAACCGCGATTATCGCCGACCGCGAACGCGCGCTGCATGTGCTGCGCCAGATCAAGGCGCTCGGCGTCGGGGTCGCGCTCGACGATTTCGGAACCGGCTATTCGTCGCTCGAAACGCTGCGTGCCTTTCCCTTCGACAAGATCAAGCTCGATCGCTTCTTCCTCGCCGAGCTCGCCGGCAACGTCCAGTCGACCGCGATCCTGCGCGCGGTGCTCGCGCTCGGCAAGAGCCTGTCGATCCCGATCCTCGCCGAGGGCATCGAGACCTCCGAACAGCTCGACGTGCTGCGCCGCGAAGGCTGCGACGAGGCGCAGGGTTTCCTGATCGGACGGCCGGGGCGCGGTGTTGCGCAGGGCGACGATCGCGGCGACGACGGCCGGGTGTTCGCCGCCTGA
- a CDS encoding TonB-dependent receptor — protein MGTRSQVFSAQVFLAATASAIALSASPAMAQDDADEIIVTGSRIAKSEFTSADPIQIIDPESAKLQGQVQLADVLQSAPAAQGSIQITSAISNRFVANGGNDVQTVSLRGLGAERTLVLINGRRAGPAGIRGSVAPFDLNVLPLSVVRQVEILKTGASSIYGSDAVAGVVNILTRDDLDGFEAGGFSSITEHGGGESYGADASFGKTFDRGHFFATVDFFRQQNLTRRDRGFLFCSEEYLKREADGSRADIVDFRTGRPACSSTQANMIVFSDFSGVDENGFPTFGPGLIAPNGQAIFAGQYGSEFAGVGIPINAYNPIGVFGPADFFGVNFDGPSTGALNQFEPAEQDMDVFSGVRRISAFAEGTYDVTDGITAYGEFLFSNRKSHNNGVQRIELQQFTGASMLPFFLCDPTQYNCDPGDLGDPLNGEFGGNLILRPRVLVKSESRADVDYYRGVLGLRGDFGAGWKWDVHGQHSRSDASYTQDVIYRDALASQTLRTRSCAGTVTAIRGAECIDIDFTDPRVLRGNFTPAERAFLTGRETGRTLFKQTSAEALLTGKLLTLPAGPVGVAIGANIRRDEIDDTPGEATLAGNVANFTTSGITAGRTVSKELFGEVELPLLAGVPMIERLTLSGAARYTHVEATARGGAQDSFGDTTWKVGADWAVADWLRFRGTWGTSFRAPALFELFLQDQTGFLGQPDIDPCIQTAARLAAGAISQRIFDNCAADGIAPDYAGGIGPATIVSGGGLGRLEPETSTAKTVSVILTPDLSGALWRGLKTRLAVDYFDIKVKDEIALLGAGNLLTGCYDSENFAAEPFCGLFTRTAAGPDAQSVAAVTDRYVNISRQRNRGVDVSLAVDQDLGNLGSLTFRAQMTWQVEDKVELFPGTEIDDNGKIGNPKWVGDFNLGWMKEGWTLFYGLDVTGAASNEKDLLRAQGGDACRTSSFRPGGRFCPDVSVPATFYHSLSLSRDVADRFRITLGVANLFDTPPPRVSTVVTATPPVIGQAPAFGTQYDYLGRRFFLGVRGKI, from the coding sequence ATGGGCACCCGTTCCCAGGTGTTTTCGGCCCAGGTGTTTCTAGCCGCAACGGCCTCGGCGATTGCTTTATCGGCGAGCCCCGCAATGGCGCAGGACGACGCCGACGAAATCATCGTCACCGGCTCGCGCATCGCAAAGAGCGAATTCACCAGCGCCGACCCGATCCAGATCATCGATCCCGAATCGGCGAAGCTGCAAGGACAGGTACAGCTCGCCGACGTGCTGCAGTCGGCACCGGCGGCGCAGGGATCGATCCAGATCACCTCGGCGATCTCGAATCGCTTTGTCGCCAATGGCGGCAATGATGTGCAGACGGTGTCGCTGCGCGGCCTCGGCGCCGAGCGGACATTGGTGCTGATCAACGGCCGCCGCGCGGGACCCGCGGGCATCCGTGGGTCGGTCGCGCCCTTCGACCTCAACGTGCTGCCGCTGTCGGTGGTGCGGCAGGTCGAGATACTCAAGACCGGCGCCTCGTCGATCTATGGCTCCGATGCCGTAGCAGGCGTGGTCAATATATTGACCCGCGACGACCTCGACGGCTTCGAGGCCGGCGGCTTTTCATCGATCACCGAACATGGCGGCGGCGAAAGCTATGGCGCCGACGCGAGCTTCGGCAAGACATTCGATCGCGGCCATTTTTTCGCGACGGTCGATTTTTTCCGCCAGCAGAATCTGACGCGCCGCGACCGCGGCTTCCTCTTCTGCTCCGAGGAATATCTGAAGCGCGAGGCCGACGGCAGCCGCGCGGACATCGTCGATTTCCGCACCGGACGCCCGGCGTGCAGCAGCACGCAGGCGAACATGATCGTGTTCAGCGATTTTTCGGGGGTCGACGAAAATGGTTTCCCCACATTCGGCCCCGGCCTGATCGCGCCGAACGGGCAGGCGATCTTCGCGGGTCAATATGGCAGCGAATTCGCGGGCGTCGGCATCCCGATCAACGCGTACAACCCGATCGGCGTGTTCGGCCCCGCCGATTTCTTCGGGGTCAATTTCGACGGCCCCTCGACGGGCGCGCTCAACCAGTTCGAGCCCGCCGAGCAGGATATGGACGTGTTTTCGGGCGTGCGCCGCATCAGCGCGTTCGCCGAGGGGACTTACGACGTCACCGACGGCATCACCGCTTATGGCGAATTCCTGTTCAGCAACCGCAAGTCGCACAACAATGGCGTCCAGCGGATCGAGCTGCAGCAGTTCACCGGCGCGTCGATGCTGCCTTTCTTCCTCTGCGACCCGACGCAGTATAATTGCGATCCGGGTGATCTCGGCGATCCGCTCAATGGCGAGTTCGGCGGCAACCTGATCCTGCGCCCGCGCGTGCTGGTGAAGTCCGAAAGCCGGGCCGACGTCGATTATTATCGCGGTGTGCTTGGGTTGCGCGGCGATTTCGGGGCGGGATGGAAATGGGACGTCCACGGCCAGCACAGCCGGTCGGACGCGAGCTATACGCAGGATGTCATCTATCGGGACGCGCTCGCGTCGCAGACCTTGCGCACGCGCTCGTGCGCGGGGACGGTCACCGCGATCCGCGGCGCGGAGTGCATCGACATCGACTTCACCGATCCGCGCGTGCTGCGCGGCAATTTCACTCCCGCCGAGCGTGCCTTCCTGACAGGGCGCGAGACGGGGCGGACCTTGTTCAAGCAGACATCGGCCGAGGCGCTGCTGACGGGTAAGCTTCTGACGCTTCCGGCCGGGCCCGTCGGCGTCGCGATCGGCGCGAATATCCGCCGCGACGAGATCGACGACACGCCCGGCGAAGCGACGCTCGCCGGCAATGTCGCCAATTTCACGACCTCGGGCATCACCGCGGGGCGCACCGTGTCGAAGGAGCTTTTCGGCGAGGTCGAGCTGCCGCTGCTTGCAGGCGTGCCGATGATCGAGCGGCTGACGCTGTCGGGCGCGGCGCGCTACACGCATGTCGAGGCGACCGCGCGTGGCGGCGCGCAGGACAGCTTCGGCGATACGACGTGGAAGGTCGGCGCCGACTGGGCGGTGGCCGACTGGCTACGGTTCCGCGGCACCTGGGGCACCTCGTTCCGCGCGCCGGCGCTGTTCGAACTCTTCCTTCAGGACCAGACGGGTTTCCTCGGTCAGCCGGATATCGATCCGTGCATCCAAACCGCGGCGCGGCTCGCGGCGGGCGCGATCAGCCAGCGCATCTTCGACAATTGCGCCGCCGATGGCATCGCGCCCGACTATGCCGGCGGAATCGGCCCGGCGACGATCGTGTCGGGCGGCGGGCTCGGCCGGCTCGAACCCGAAACCTCGACCGCGAAGACCGTGTCGGTCATCCTCACCCCCGATTTGTCGGGGGCGCTATGGCGCGGGCTCAAGACGCGGCTTGCGGTCGATTATTTCGACATCAAGGTGAAGGACGAGATCGCGCTGCTCGGCGCGGGCAACCTCCTCACCGGCTGTTATGATTCGGAAAATTTCGCTGCCGAACCCTTCTGCGGCCTGTTCACGCGCACCGCCGCCGGACCCGACGCGCAGAGCGTCGCGGCGGTCACCGACCGCTATGTCAACATCAGCCGCCAGCGCAATCGCGGCGTCGACGTGTCGCTCGCGGTCGATCAGGACCTCGGCAATCTGGGGTCGCTGACCTTCCGCGCGCAGATGACCTGGCAGGTCGAGGACAAGGTCGAACTCTTTCCCGGCACCGAGATCGACGACAATGGCAAGATCGGCAATCCGAAGTGGGTAGGCGATTTCAACCTCGGCTGGATGAAGGAGGGCTGGACGCTCTTTTACGGGCTCGACGTCACCGGCGCGGCGTCGAACGAGAAGGATCTGCTCCGCGCGCAGGGCGGCGACGCCTGCCGTACCTCGAGCTTCCGTCCCGGTGGGCGCTTCTGCCCCGATGTCAGCGTGCCCGCGACCTTCTATCATTCGCTGTCGCTGAGCCGCGATGTCGCCGACCGTTTCCGGATCACGCTGGGCGTAGCAAATCTGTTCGACACGCCGCCGCCGCGCGTGTCGACCGTCGTCACTGCGACGCCGCCGGTCATCGGGCAGGCGCCGGCGTTCGGGACGCAATATGATTATCTGGGGCGGCGCTTCTTCCTGGGGGTACGCGGGAAGATTTGA
- the lptC gene encoding LPS export ABC transporter periplasmic protein LptC, with the protein MSERADLDRTMRRMWAASGSSHDRVVRILRFGLPLVIGVVAAVLVFSPFTQRAEISFLLAKDKVDMASERMKVTRAEYRGQDAKGQPFALLAGSAVQKSSAEPIVRMTDLSGAIKLADGPATIVAKNGAYNMETEKVAVPGTVQVKSANGYSIDASNVAVDLNTRTLAGEGGVDGTLNIGRFSANRLSADLDKRIVRLEGNARLRINQGVLK; encoded by the coding sequence ATGTCCGAACGCGCCGATCTCGATCGCACGATGCGCCGCATGTGGGCGGCGAGCGGGTCGAGCCACGACCGGGTGGTGCGCATCCTGCGCTTCGGGCTGCCGCTCGTCATCGGCGTCGTCGCGGCGGTGCTCGTCTTCTCGCCCTTCACCCAGCGCGCCGAGATCAGCTTCCTGCTCGCCAAGGACAAGGTCGACATGGCGAGCGAACGAATGAAGGTGACGCGCGCCGAATATCGTGGGCAGGATGCGAAGGGACAGCCTTTCGCGCTGCTCGCGGGCAGCGCGGTGCAGAAAAGCTCCGCCGAACCGATCGTGCGGATGACCGACCTGTCGGGGGCGATCAAGCTCGCCGACGGCCCCGCGACGATCGTCGCGAAGAATGGCGCCTATAATATGGAGACCGAAAAGGTCGCGGTCCCGGGAACGGTGCAGGTCAAGAGCGCGAACGGCTATAGCATCGATGCGAGCAATGTCGCGGTCGACCTCAACACGCGCACGCTCGCGGGCGAGGGCGGCGTCGACGGCACATTGAATATCGGCCGCTTTTCGGCCAATCGGCTGTCGGCCGACCTCGACAAGCGGATCGTGCGCCTCGAGGGCAATGCGCGGCTCAGGATCAATCAGGGAGTGCTCAAATGA